The Methanoregula boonei 6A8 genome has a window encoding:
- the purC gene encoding phosphoribosylaminoimidazolesuccinocarboxamide synthase, whose amino-acid sequence MKQKKLLYTGKAKSVYHTDEKGTLIVEFRDDITAFDGGKKDTLKNKGSYNAGVSAFFFSYLEKNGVKTHFLEMQDESRMAVRELSMIPLEVIVRNYAAGSIVRNYPFKEGTPLKPPVIVIDYKDDSRHDPMLNDELIVALKLATPAELKKIKAIALKINTLLSGLLAKQGITLVDFKLEFGRQGTTIYLGDEISMDSMRLWDKKTGESLDKDVYRFNKGDVMATYNRVAARITKPQKPAAAKKKAPVSKKTVKRTR is encoded by the coding sequence GTGAAGCAGAAAAAACTCCTCTATACCGGCAAGGCCAAATCGGTCTACCATACGGACGAGAAAGGAACACTGATCGTCGAGTTCCGCGACGATATCACCGCATTTGACGGCGGGAAGAAAGACACGCTCAAGAACAAGGGCAGTTACAATGCCGGCGTCTCGGCATTCTTCTTCTCCTACCTGGAAAAGAATGGGGTAAAAACCCATTTCCTGGAGATGCAGGACGAGAGCAGGATGGCGGTCCGCGAACTTTCCATGATCCCTCTTGAAGTGATCGTCAGGAATTATGCGGCGGGTTCGATTGTCAGGAACTACCCCTTCAAGGAGGGGACACCCCTGAAACCTCCGGTGATCGTGATCGATTATAAGGATGACTCCCGGCACGACCCGATGCTCAACGATGAATTGATCGTTGCCTTAAAACTCGCAACACCGGCGGAACTCAAAAAGATCAAGGCGATCGCGCTCAAGATCAATACCCTTCTCTCGGGCCTGCTGGCAAAACAGGGTATCACCCTTGTGGACTTCAAGCTGGAGTTCGGGCGCCAGGGAACAACCATCTATCTCGGCGACGAGATCAGCATGGACTCAATGCGCCTCTGGGACAAAAAGACCGGCGAATCGCTGGACAAGGATGTGTACCGGTTTAACAAGGGCGACGTGATGGCAACCTACAACCGTGTTGCGGCACGGATCACTAAACCACAAAAACCTGCGGCAGCCAAAAAGAAAGCACCGGTATCGAAAAAAACAGTGAAGCGGACGCGGTAA
- a CDS encoding DNA-deoxyinosine glycosylase → MKNTNPGLPPIVGRDPEILILGSFPSLISLGKSEYYGNPKNQFWRIIEILFGIDHALSYPLRTHLLTEHRIALWDALAFCRREGSMDSAICDPVANDITGFVAAHPTIRCIALNGSTAGRYFKSMNPDLNGHILPSTSPAYASMSFAEKTLEWARICIRDAL, encoded by the coding sequence ATGAAAAACACAAACCCGGGCCTTCCCCCCATCGTCGGCAGGGATCCGGAAATCCTTATCCTCGGCAGCTTTCCCAGCCTCATATCGCTTGGAAAAAGCGAGTACTACGGTAATCCCAAAAACCAGTTCTGGAGGATCATAGAGATCCTTTTCGGGATCGACCACGCCCTTTCCTATCCCCTCCGTACACATCTCCTGACAGAGCACCGGATCGCCCTCTGGGATGCCCTTGCTTTCTGCAGGCGGGAAGGAAGCATGGATTCCGCAATCTGCGATCCGGTTGCAAACGACATAACGGGGTTTGTTGCAGCTCACCCGACAATACGATGCATTGCACTCAACGGGAGCACTGCCGGCCGTTATTTTAAGAGCATGAACCCGGACCTGAACGGCCATATTCTTCCTTCAACCAGTCCCGCATATGCCAGCATGTCTTTTGCGGAAAAGACTCTAGAATGGGCGCGCATCTGCATCCGGGATGCTCTATAA
- a CDS encoding ferredoxin-thioredoxin reductase catalytic domain-containing protein, whose product MTDDAETDAEMLKWTRAIARKNGWILNPDEDHLNIVIRGLVRNKKRFGRPYCPCRLRSGDEERDRAIECPCIYHKDEIAKDGHCHCLLYYKKP is encoded by the coding sequence ATGACTGACGATGCGGAAACTGATGCAGAGATGCTCAAGTGGACCCGGGCGATCGCCCGCAAAAACGGGTGGATCCTCAATCCCGATGAAGATCACCTCAACATCGTGATCCGGGGGCTGGTGCGCAACAAGAAGAGGTTCGGGAGACCCTACTGCCCCTGCCGGTTGCGGAGCGGCGACGAGGAACGCGACCGTGCCATTGAATGTCCCTGTATCTACCACAAAGATGAGATAGCAAAGGACGGGCACTGCCACTGTCTCCTCTATTACAAAAAGCCATAA
- the cofG gene encoding 7,8-didemethyl-8-hydroxy-5-deazariboflavin synthase CofG, producing MEPRVITYTKNVFLPLTSVCRNRCGYCSFRTPVQEGCVMLPEEVEAVLAQGQAAGCTEALFTFGEHPEEEEGFRAYLEKTGYDTILDYCEAMCRLALRYGILPHTNAGILTYDEMKRLRPTNASMGLMLETTARIPAHQGSKGKEPEVRLAMMEDAGRLKIPFTTGLLLGIGETAAGREDSLIAIRDIHKKYGHIQEIILQNFCPKNNTPMAAFRVPDTQEICNTILMARRILPEEISIQVAPNLIDASRLIGCGVSDLGGISPVTIDYVNPEHPWPAFNDLKKIVGDATLQERLCIYPRFIRPGWYDPGLQPLINRLNQRISRGSSQP from the coding sequence ATGGAGCCCCGGGTGATCACGTACACAAAGAACGTCTTTTTGCCGCTCACCAGCGTCTGCCGGAACCGGTGCGGGTACTGCTCGTTCCGCACCCCGGTTCAGGAAGGATGTGTCATGCTGCCTGAAGAGGTGGAAGCGGTTCTTGCGCAGGGGCAGGCGGCCGGGTGCACCGAGGCGCTCTTTACCTTCGGCGAGCATCCCGAAGAAGAGGAAGGTTTTCGCGCATACCTGGAAAAGACGGGTTACGATACCATCCTCGATTACTGCGAGGCAATGTGCCGGCTTGCTCTCCGGTACGGGATCCTCCCGCACACCAACGCCGGTATCCTCACGTATGACGAGATGAAACGGCTCCGGCCCACAAACGCCAGCATGGGCCTGATGCTTGAGACTACGGCACGGATCCCGGCGCACCAGGGATCGAAAGGAAAGGAACCGGAAGTGCGCCTTGCAATGATGGAAGACGCGGGCCGGCTGAAGATCCCGTTCACCACCGGCCTGCTCCTCGGGATTGGCGAGACTGCGGCCGGCCGCGAGGACTCACTTATTGCAATCCGGGACATCCATAAGAAGTACGGGCATATCCAGGAGATCATCCTCCAGAATTTCTGCCCCAAGAACAATACACCCATGGCTGCGTTCCGGGTGCCGGATACACAGGAGATCTGCAACACGATCCTGATGGCTCGCCGGATCCTGCCAGAGGAGATCTCCATCCAGGTAGCCCCCAATCTCATCGATGCGTCCCGGCTCATTGGTTGCGGGGTCAGTGATCTGGGGGGGATATCCCCGGTAACCATCGATTATGTGAATCCTGAACATCCCTGGCCGGCGTTCAACGACCTCAAAAAGATCGTTGGGGACGCAACACTTCAGGAGCGCCTCTGCATCTATCCACGGTTCATCCGGCCGGGCTGGTACGACCCTGGCCTGCAACCTCTAATAAACAGGCTCAACCAACGTATAAGCAGAGGGAGCAGCCAACCGTGA
- a CDS encoding ABC1 kinase family protein — MVTRIRRYAQIVDILWKYGFGIALEKAFPGKTRFRLPGTEEKQPDQSTVYERVRLALEDLGPTFVKFGQIMSTRTEIFPPELIEQLKKLQDHAKPLPFSEVLAVIHQSCPNLEDWFAEIDEAPVASASIGQVHRAVLKDGTVVALKVQRPGIPEIIETDLAILQSMAERIESVFPESRMYNPTGLVQDFATQIRKELDFTRDGRNSERMARNFRDVPGIHFPKIYWEYSSSRLLVMEFIKGVRIDNVEAITAQGCDPHDIAVRGFNAYLKMIFEDGFYHGDPHPGNLLISEMGDLVFLDFGIVGVLRPEKKQLFVNLLFALTTDDVDMILKTLEGFGIFVAEESREALRDDLYIMLHDFGGGDEIAQFNFGLMINELTEVMRRYSLKVPMSLMLLLKTLVMVFDVAVRLDPQFSFGGEITPYLRKLADSNVLSAGYMKRASNSLLEAVDAAFDLPRNVNLMLKRLSTGTIRLEVVDTDLKKLQMALDRASDKIMIGLVVAALVVGSSLVLQASPVAMPKEVIWIAVLGYTAAVLCGFYAIYHVIFLKLRLER; from the coding sequence ATGGTCACCCGTATCCGGCGGTATGCGCAGATCGTCGATATCCTGTGGAAGTACGGTTTTGGTATTGCACTGGAGAAAGCCTTCCCGGGAAAGACCCGTTTCCGCCTCCCGGGTACAGAAGAAAAACAGCCGGACCAGTCTACGGTGTACGAGCGGGTACGCTTAGCCCTTGAGGATCTCGGGCCCACTTTTGTGAAGTTCGGCCAGATCATGAGCACGAGAACGGAGATCTTCCCCCCGGAGCTCATCGAGCAGCTCAAGAAACTCCAGGATCATGCAAAACCCCTGCCCTTCTCTGAAGTTCTCGCGGTGATCCACCAGTCCTGCCCGAACCTGGAGGACTGGTTTGCCGAGATCGACGAGGCGCCGGTTGCATCTGCATCGATTGGGCAGGTCCACCGTGCAGTCCTTAAGGATGGCACTGTGGTTGCCCTCAAGGTCCAGCGCCCCGGGATCCCCGAGATCATCGAGACCGATCTTGCCATCCTCCAGTCCATGGCAGAACGGATAGAATCGGTCTTCCCGGAGAGCCGGATGTACAACCCCACGGGCCTTGTCCAGGACTTTGCCACCCAGATCCGAAAGGAACTGGACTTTACCCGCGATGGCCGGAACTCAGAGCGGATGGCACGCAACTTCCGGGATGTACCGGGTATCCACTTCCCCAAGATCTACTGGGAGTATTCCTCATCCCGTCTTCTCGTCATGGAATTTATCAAGGGTGTGCGGATCGACAATGTTGAAGCGATTACGGCGCAGGGATGTGATCCGCACGATATTGCGGTCCGGGGCTTCAATGCGTACCTGAAGATGATCTTCGAGGACGGATTTTACCATGGAGATCCTCATCCCGGCAACCTTCTCATTTCTGAAATGGGGGACCTGGTCTTTCTGGACTTCGGTATCGTCGGGGTGTTGCGCCCTGAGAAAAAGCAGCTCTTCGTCAACCTCCTTTTTGCCCTGACCACTGATGATGTCGATATGATCCTAAAGACGCTCGAGGGCTTTGGGATTTTTGTGGCCGAGGAGAGCCGCGAGGCACTCCGTGACGACCTGTATATCATGCTGCACGATTTCGGCGGCGGGGATGAGATTGCCCAGTTCAATTTCGGCCTGATGATAAACGAGCTCACCGAAGTGATGCGGCGCTACAGCCTCAAGGTGCCCATGAGCCTGATGCTCCTGTTAAAGACACTGGTCATGGTCTTTGATGTGGCGGTCCGGCTCGACCCCCAGTTCAGTTTCGGCGGGGAGATTACCCCCTACCTGCGCAAACTGGCGGATTCGAACGTGCTCTCCGCCGGCTACATGAAGCGGGCGTCCAACTCGCTTCTTGAGGCTGTGGATGCGGCCTTTGATCTGCCAAGGAACGTTAACCTGATGCTCAAGCGCCTGTCGACAGGGACAATCCGGCTCGAAGTGGTTGATACTGATTTAAAGAAACTCCAGATGGCGCTGGACCGGGCAAGCGACAAGATCATGATCGGCCTTGTTGTGGCCGCCCTTGTCGTCGGGTCATCGCTGGTGCTGCAGGCTTCACCGGTAGCCATGCCAAAAGAGGTCATATGGATCGCTGTCCTTGGCTATACTGCTGCCGTGCTTTGCGGGTTCTATGCGATCTATCACGTCATCTTCCTGAAGCTGCGCCTGGAAAGATAA
- a CDS encoding DNA methyltransferase, with product MSGRSKNSSPPAFHTYLAGFRGPSGDPVCEEECAGPLHIRQYTGEFWTSRQRQASSLHEISYRACFKPQLPGFFIDLLTRKCDIIYDPFSGRGTTAIEAGLRGRKVIANDANPLSRVLAEPRFTPPTVRDVAERLETIPRDGDRADRDLSMFYHPDTEREIVALRRYLLGRKEDGTADTVDRWIAMVATNRLTGHSSGFFSVYTLPPNQAVSPRSQERINRKRNQVPEYRDTHRRIVHKTKSLVGGLSLEDYANLSRVAPDARFLTGDARSTPGIPSGAVRLTVTSPPFLDIVQYREDNWLRCWFCGLDEDAIGHTITMARTIADWETVMGAVFFELFRITAPGGYVAFEVGEVRKKTVRLEEHVIPLGISAGFRCEGVLINQQNFSKTSHIWGVGNNRSGTNTNRIVIFSKSS from the coding sequence GCGGACGGTCCAAAAACAGCAGCCCCCCTGCGTTCCACACATACCTTGCAGGATTCCGCGGACCGTCAGGAGATCCGGTGTGCGAGGAAGAGTGCGCCGGCCCGCTCCACATTCGTCAGTATACCGGCGAGTTCTGGACATCGCGCCAGCGTCAGGCCAGCTCTCTGCATGAGATCTCGTACCGGGCCTGCTTCAAGCCCCAGTTGCCCGGTTTTTTTATTGATCTGCTCACCAGGAAATGCGATATTATATATGATCCTTTCAGTGGGAGGGGGACAACCGCGATTGAAGCGGGGCTCCGTGGCCGAAAGGTTATTGCAAACGATGCAAACCCGCTCTCCCGGGTTCTTGCCGAGCCCCGGTTCACCCCACCCACAGTCAGGGACGTGGCCGAAAGGCTCGAAACAATTCCCCGGGACGGGGACCGGGCCGACCGCGATCTTTCCATGTTCTACCACCCGGATACCGAGCGGGAGATCGTCGCATTGCGTCGGTACCTGCTCGGGCGAAAAGAGGATGGCACTGCTGATACCGTGGATCGATGGATCGCGATGGTGGCTACCAACCGTCTGACCGGTCATTCGAGCGGGTTCTTCTCGGTGTACACCCTTCCTCCCAACCAGGCGGTCTCCCCGAGGAGCCAGGAACGGATCAACCGGAAACGAAACCAGGTACCGGAGTACCGCGACACCCACCGGCGCATCGTGCACAAGACAAAGAGCCTTGTTGGCGGACTGTCCTTGGAGGATTATGCAAACCTTTCCCGCGTTGCTCCAGATGCCCGGTTTTTGACCGGGGATGCCCGATCAACACCGGGGATTCCCTCAGGTGCAGTCCGGCTTACCGTCACTTCACCGCCGTTTCTCGATATCGTCCAGTACCGGGAGGACAACTGGCTCCGGTGCTGGTTCTGCGGCCTTGACGAAGATGCCATCGGTCATACGATCACCATGGCACGGACTATTGCTGACTGGGAAACGGTCATGGGTGCCGTGTTTTTTGAGCTGTTCCGGATTACTGCCCCGGGGGGGTATGTGGCATTCGAGGTAGGCGAGGTACGGAAAAAGACGGTACGGCTCGAAGAGCACGTGATACCTCTGGGCATCTCTGCAGGGTTCCGGTGCGAGGGTGTCCTCATCAACCAGCAGAATTTCTCGAAAACGTCGCATATCTGGGGCGTTGGGAACAACCGGTCCGGCACCAACACAAACCGGATCGTGATCTTTTCCAAATCGTCGTAG